Proteins from a genomic interval of Sporolactobacillus sp. Y61:
- the rplM gene encoding 50S ribosomal protein L13 — protein MRTTYMATTASADRKWLVIDADGQILGRLASQVAAILRGKNKPTYTPHADVGDNVIIINAKKIRLTGRKLQTKQYIRHSGFAGGIKARSAQQMRETRSREMLERTIKGMLPHNSLGHKMFLKLHVYEGAEHPHAAQKPEVYTLRG, from the coding sequence GTGCGTACAACATATATGGCTACAACAGCATCAGCTGACCGCAAATGGCTGGTTATTGATGCGGACGGCCAGATTCTCGGCCGCCTTGCAAGCCAGGTCGCAGCGATACTGCGCGGCAAGAATAAACCGACTTATACGCCTCATGCGGACGTCGGTGACAATGTGATTATTATTAATGCGAAAAAAATTCGTCTGACAGGCAGAAAACTGCAGACCAAACAGTATATTCGTCATTCAGGCTTTGCGGGAGGCATTAAGGCCCGTTCAGCCCAGCAAATGCGTGAGACGCGTTCAAGGGAAATGCTCGAACGTACCATTAAGGGCATGCTTCCTCACAACAGTCTTGGACACAAAATGTTCCTGAAACTGCACGTATATGAAGGCGCGGAACATCCGCATGCCGCACAAAAACCTGAAGTTTACACACTTCGTGGATAA